A single genomic interval of Armigeres subalbatus isolate Guangzhou_Male chromosome 1, GZ_Asu_2, whole genome shotgun sequence harbors:
- the LOC134205414 gene encoding caspase-like yields MSEVGLVEVEPQQVELQDSNKISKCTDVADALGHGNGLNNSGNRYKIRMPVDRYASEYNMNHPKRGLALIFNHEHFEIPQLKARTGTNVDCENLAATLKYLDFDVRVYKDLKLREVQKEVEKVAMMDHSDHDCVSITILSHGELGYLYAKDCQYKLDIIWSYFTANRCPTLAGKPKVFFIQACQGDQLDAGVTLAERTETDSAGSMSYKIPAHADFLIAYSTIPGFYSWRNTQKGSWFMQSLCQEMNQHGKKYDLLTLLTFVAQRVAYDFESNTPDIPMMHQQKQIPCVTTMLTRLLRFTDK; encoded by the exons ATGAGTGAAGTGGGTTTGGTTGAGGTTGAGCCACAGCAAGTGGAATTGCAGGATTCGAACAAAATCAGCAAATGCACGGATGTTGCCGACGCTTTGGGGCACGGAAATGGCCT GAATAATTCTGGGAATCGGTACAAAATTCGCATGCCGGTGGATCGCTATGCGTCGGAATATAACATGAATCATCCAAAGCGCGGGCTGGCGCTGATTTTTAATCATGAACACTTTGAAATCCCTCAACTGAAGGCTCGAACCGGAACCAACGTGGATTGCGAGAATCTGGCAGCCACGCTAAAGTATCTGGACTTTGATGTTCGCGTGTACAAGGATTTAAAATTGCGGGAAGTGCAGAAGGAGGTGGAGAAAG TTGCCATGATGGATCACTCTGATCACGATTGTGTCTCCATCACTATCCTTTCCCACGGTGAGTTGGGCTATCTGTACGCAAAGGACTGCCAGTATAAGTTGGACATAATTTGGTCTTACTTTACCGCAAATCGCTGCCCAACGCTGGCCGGCAAGCCGAAAGTGTTCTTCATCCAAGCTTGCCAGGGAGATCAACTAGACGCAGGCGTCACCCTAGCCGAACGCACTGAGACGGACAGCGCCGGCTCCATGAGCTACAAAATACCAGCCCATGCCGATTTCCTGATCGCCTATTCAACCATCCCGGGATTCTACTCGTGGCGCAACACGCAGAAGGGCTCTTGGTTTATGCAGTCTCTTTGTCAGGAGATGAATCAGCATGGCAAAAAGTACGACCTGCTGACACTGCTGACGTTCGTTGCTCAACGTGTGGCGTACGACTTCGAGTCCAACACGCCGGATATTCCTATGATGCATCAGCAGAAGCAGATCCCGTGCGTGACCACCATGCTCACGAGGCTGTTGCGTTTCACCGACAAGTAA